One Nostoc sp. UHCC 0302 DNA window includes the following coding sequences:
- a CDS encoding efflux RND transporter periplasmic adaptor subunit, whose amino-acid sequence MILDENKPHKRAKILTSAAANQVINTQLDTVVKTDTAVADVRSNVSTLTRFRGFRTPVSSFASILLIPCLLLSVSCGSLPKEAADAQSQRPGSGEGRSRVTPVDVAIARTGLLETQPEYTGNTVPFRVVSLRSQVEGRLLALNVDVGDTVKQGQNIGQLDDAILSTELKQAEAELAALKSEVARIRNQVSNARAEVERVRLQLVQAQSDSQRQQKLFQSGAIAEQTAQQARTQAQTAAQALRAAQEQVRTEQQAVAAAQGRVVAQQAVVAQAKERRSYTRLTSPINGVVTGKVTEPGNLLQAGGEVLSIGDFNRVKVALAVSELELAQIQLGQAVQVRLDAFPNQTLVGRVIRISPAADATARLIPVEVVIPNNDGKIGSGLLARVKFENQTSQRVLVPQAAIQKQARGNKSNGTGETQTNVKQSSSPDIARTNSQDRTGTIFVVTDAEGKAKVTSRPVNLGKTADGRVEVLSGLQPGERYVVRSGKPLKDGETVNLSVLSETADSAPRSN is encoded by the coding sequence ACGGCTGTTGCAGATGTAAGAAGTAATGTATCAACATTAACCAGGTTCCGGGGTTTTCGGACTCCAGTATCCTCTTTTGCATCCATCTTATTAATTCCCTGTTTGCTGCTATCAGTAAGTTGCGGCTCATTGCCGAAGGAAGCAGCTGATGCACAATCTCAGCGTCCTGGTAGTGGTGAAGGGCGTAGTCGTGTAACGCCTGTAGATGTAGCGATCGCCCGCACAGGCTTGCTAGAGACACAACCAGAATATACAGGTAATACAGTACCATTCCGGGTTGTATCGCTGCGATCGCAAGTTGAAGGACGGCTGTTGGCTTTAAATGTAGATGTAGGTGACACAGTAAAGCAAGGGCAGAACATCGGGCAGTTAGATGATGCCATTTTGTCTACAGAGTTAAAGCAAGCCGAAGCCGAACTAGCAGCCTTAAAATCAGAAGTAGCTAGGATCAGAAATCAGGTAAGTAATGCTCGTGCTGAAGTAGAACGGGTGCGGTTACAACTAGTGCAAGCGCAGTCAGACTCACAACGACAACAGAAACTGTTTCAATCGGGAGCGATCGCTGAACAAACAGCCCAACAAGCACGGACTCAAGCGCAAACAGCTGCCCAAGCACTGCGAGCAGCTCAAGAGCAAGTGCGTACAGAACAGCAAGCAGTCGCCGCCGCCCAAGGCAGAGTAGTAGCTCAACAAGCGGTAGTAGCCCAAGCCAAAGAGCGCAGATCCTACACTCGCCTCACATCCCCAATTAATGGGGTAGTCACAGGGAAGGTAACAGAACCTGGCAATTTACTGCAAGCAGGTGGCGAAGTCTTAAGTATCGGTGACTTTAACCGCGTCAAAGTCGCCCTTGCAGTTTCTGAATTAGAACTGGCACAAATTCAGCTTGGGCAAGCTGTACAAGTTCGGTTAGATGCCTTCCCAAATCAAACATTAGTCGGCAGAGTTATCCGCATTTCTCCAGCTGCGGATGCCACAGCTCGCTTGATACCAGTAGAAGTAGTAATTCCCAACAATGACGGCAAGATTGGTAGTGGGCTGCTGGCGCGAGTCAAGTTTGAAAATCAGACATCGCAACGAGTATTAGTACCGCAAGCAGCTATTCAGAAACAAGCCAGAGGCAATAAATCCAATGGCACAGGGGAAACGCAAACAAATGTCAAGCAGTCTTCTTCACCAGATATAGCCAGAACAAACTCCCAAGACCGAACTGGAACTATATTTGTCGTCACAGACGCAGAAGGCAAAGCCAAGGTAACTTCACGACCAGTCAACTTAGGGAAAACGGCTGATGGCAGAGTAGAAGTTTTATCTGGTTTACAACCGGGAGAGCGCTACGTTGTTAGAAGTGGTAAGCCGTTAAAAGATGGGGAAACTGTAAATCTTTCGGTTCTTTCGGAAACAGCAGACTCAGCCCCAAGAAGCAATTAA